A region from the Arachis ipaensis cultivar K30076 chromosome B01, Araip1.1, whole genome shotgun sequence genome encodes:
- the LOC107609014 gene encoding uncharacterized protein LOC107609014 has product MTVTEVRSFLGLAGYYQRFIKGFSVIALPLTYLTQKEVPFIWTAECDRSFEMLMEKLTTTPVLVLLDPQKPFEIYYDASHKGLGRMLMQDKNVVAYAFWQLRPHE; this is encoded by the coding sequence ATGACTGTTACAGAAGTTCGGAGTTTTCTCGGACTAGCTGGATACTACCAGAGGTTCATCAAAGGATTCTCAGTGATAGCTTTACCTTTGACTTACCTTACACAAAAGGAAGTTCCGTTTATCTGGACGGCTGAGTGTGACAGAAGTTTCGAGATGCTTATGGAAAAGCTAACAACTACACCTGTATTAGTGCTACTAGATCCACAGAAACCTTTTGAAATATACTATGATGCCTCTCATAAAGGACTTGGACGTATGCTGATGCAAGACAAGAATGTGGTGGCTTACGCTTTCTGGCAGCTAAGACCTCATGAATGA